From Erwinia pyri, a single genomic window includes:
- the dapD gene encoding 2,3,4,5-tetrahydropyridine-2,6-dicarboxylate N-succinyltransferase gives MQQLQNVIESAFERRAEITPANADTVTREAVSQVISLLDSGALRVAEKIDGEWVTHQWLKKAVLLSFRINDNQVIEGAESRFYDKVPMKFADYDDARFKKEGFRVVPPAAVRQGAYIARNTVLMPSYVNIGAYVDEGSMVDTWATVGSCAQIGKNVHLSGGVGIGGVLEPLQANPTIIEDNCFIGARSEIVEGVIVEEGAVISMGVYIGQSTKIYDRETGEVHYGRVPAGSVVVSGNLPSKDGSYSLYCAVIVKKVDAKTRGKVGINELLRTID, from the coding sequence ATGCAACAATTACAGAATGTTATTGAGAGCGCTTTCGAGCGTCGCGCTGAGATCACCCCGGCTAATGCAGATACCGTTACCCGCGAAGCGGTTAGTCAGGTTATTAGCCTGCTTGACAGCGGTGCCCTGCGCGTCGCTGAAAAGATTGACGGTGAGTGGGTAACGCATCAGTGGCTGAAAAAGGCCGTACTCCTCTCCTTCCGCATCAATGACAATCAGGTGATTGAGGGTGCAGAAAGCCGCTTCTACGACAAAGTGCCGATGAAGTTTGCCGACTATGACGACGCGCGCTTTAAAAAAGAGGGCTTCCGCGTAGTGCCGCCAGCCGCCGTTCGTCAGGGCGCGTACATCGCCCGTAACACCGTGCTGATGCCTTCTTACGTCAACATCGGCGCCTATGTGGATGAAGGGTCGATGGTAGATACCTGGGCAACCGTGGGCTCCTGTGCGCAGATTGGTAAAAACGTGCACCTTTCTGGCGGCGTGGGTATCGGCGGCGTTCTTGAGCCTCTGCAGGCTAATCCAACCATTATCGAAGATAACTGCTTTATCGGCGCACGCTCAGAGATTGTGGAAGGAGTGATCGTTGAAGAGGGCGCGGTTATCTCGATGGGCGTCTATATCGGTCAGAGCACCAAAATTTACGATCGTGAAACGGGCGAAGTGCATTATGGCCGCGTACCAGCCGGTTCTGTAGTGGTTTCAGGTAACCTGCCTTCAAAAGATGGCAGCTACAGCCTCTACTGTGCGGTGATCGTGAAGAAAGTTGACGCGAAAACGCGTGGTAAAGTAGGCATCAACGAACTGCTGCGCACCATCGACTGA
- a CDS encoding CdaR family transcriptional regulator: MATYHLDARLAQEIVARTMQIIDSNVNVMDARGRIIGSGDHERIGEMHEGALLALSQARVVDIDEGVAKHLHGVRPGINLPMRIDGDIVGVIGLTGEPETLRHYGELVCMTAEMMLEQARLLHMLAQDSRLREELVLNLIRSDTLSPALVEWAQRLRIDLNQPRVVAVVEVDSGQLGVDSAMSELQQLQTLLTTPERDNLIAIVSLTEMVVLKPAFNAHGRYDADDHRKRVELLQSRMKESGHLRMRIALGNFFTGPGSIARSYRTAHTTMLVGKQRMPEQRSYFYQDLVLPVLLDSLRGGWQAGELSRPLARLKSMDNNGLLRRTLTSWFSNNVQPSATAKALYIHRNTLEYRLNRISELTGLNLSNFDDRLLLYVALQLDEQP, translated from the coding sequence ATGGCTACCTATCATCTGGATGCCCGGCTGGCGCAGGAAATTGTTGCCCGCACGATGCAAATTATTGACAGCAATGTCAACGTGATGGACGCGCGCGGCCGCATCATCGGCAGCGGCGACCATGAGCGTATTGGTGAAATGCACGAAGGGGCGCTGCTGGCGCTCTCTCAGGCACGGGTTGTGGACATTGATGAGGGCGTGGCTAAGCACCTGCACGGTGTGCGGCCGGGGATTAATCTGCCGATGCGCATTGATGGCGACATCGTGGGCGTTATTGGCCTGACTGGCGAGCCGGAAACGCTGCGGCATTATGGGGAACTGGTCTGCATGACGGCGGAGATGATGCTGGAGCAGGCGCGTCTGCTGCATATGCTGGCGCAGGATAGCCGTCTTCGTGAAGAGCTGGTGCTTAACCTGATCCGCAGCGATACGCTTTCACCCGCATTAGTGGAATGGGCTCAGCGTCTGCGTATCGATCTTAATCAGCCCAGAGTAGTGGCGGTGGTAGAAGTGGACAGCGGCCAGCTGGGGGTGGACAGCGCGATGTCTGAGCTGCAGCAGCTGCAAACGCTGCTTACCACGCCGGAGAGAGATAACCTGATTGCGATTGTTTCGCTGACGGAGATGGTGGTATTAAAACCGGCGTTTAACGCGCATGGTCGGTATGACGCGGACGACCACCGCAAACGAGTGGAGCTGCTGCAGTCGCGCATGAAGGAGAGCGGGCATCTGCGGATGCGTATTGCACTGGGGAATTTTTTCACCGGGCCGGGCAGCATTGCGCGCTCCTACCGTACCGCCCACACTACGATGCTGGTTGGCAAGCAGCGGATGCCTGAACAGCGTAGCTATTTCTATCAGGATTTAGTGCTGCCCGTATTGCTCGACAGCCTGCGCGGCGGCTGGCAGGCTGGCGAACTCTCTCGCCCGCTGGCCAGGCTAAAGTCGATGGATAATAACGGGCTGTTACGCAGAACGCTGACCTCGTGGTTCAGCAATAACGTCCAGCCCTCGGCAACGGCGAAAGCGCTCTATATCCACCGCAATACGCTGGAATATCGGCTCAACCGGATTTCTGAACTGACCGGACTCAATCTGAGTAATTTCGACGACAGGCTGCTGCTCTATGTTGCGCTGCAGCTGGATGAACAGCCTTAA
- a CDS encoding DUF3461 family protein — protein sequence MYDNLKGLGISSPDDIDRYSLRQEANNDILKIYFRKDKGEFFAKSVKFKYPRQRKTVVADNASQGYKEIQEISPNLRYVIDELDQICQRDQVEVDLKRKILEDLRHLEHVVSNKISEIESDLEKLTRNGR from the coding sequence ATGTATGACAATCTGAAAGGCCTTGGTATCTCTTCTCCTGACGACATCGACCGTTACAGCCTGCGTCAGGAAGCAAACAACGACATCCTGAAAATCTATTTCCGCAAAGACAAAGGCGAATTTTTTGCCAAAAGCGTGAAATTTAAATATCCGCGCCAGCGTAAAACCGTGGTGGCTGATAACGCCAGCCAGGGATATAAAGAGATTCAGGAAATCAGCCCGAACCTGCGTTATGTGATCGATGAGCTGGACCAGATTTGCCAGCGTGACCAGGTTGAAGTGGATCTGAAACGTAAAATTCTGGAAGACCTGCGCCATCTGGAGCATGTGGTTTCTAACAAAATCAGCGAGATTGAATCCGATCTTGAAAAGCTGACCCGCAACGGCCGTTAA
- the clcA gene encoding H(+)/Cl(-) exchange transporter ClcA has protein sequence MNEPTSSTEQLNSVPVRRGDFLRLLIRGDKTPVAVLILAGIVGTLAGLVGVAFEKAVNAVSTQRLTMLATVEQHWVLVFPLAFILSGLLAMVGYYLVRQFAPEASGSGIPEIEGALEELRPVRWWRVIPVKFIGGMGALGAGMVLGREGPTVQLGGNIGRMVLDIFRMKSTEARHSLLATGAAAGLSAAFNAPLAGILFIIEEMRLQFRYSVISIKAVFIGVIMSSVVFRIFNGEGAVIEVGKLAIAPVNTLWLYLLLGMLFGVVGVAFNALIFRTQDMFKRLHGGNLRKILLIGGVLGGVCGVLGVIEPEAAGGGFNLIPIAAAGNYTVGMLLFIFITRVATTLLCFGSGAPGGIFAPMLALGTLLGTAYGMASASLFPAYHLQAGTFAIAGMGALFAASVRAPLTGIVLVLEMTDNYQLILPMIITCLGATLLAQFLGGQPLYSSLLARTLASQQQKDDEKVAAQSATQPEGKTADT, from the coding sequence ATGAACGAACCTACGTCATCTACTGAGCAGTTAAACAGCGTCCCGGTGCGGCGGGGCGATTTTTTACGCCTGCTGATCCGGGGAGATAAAACGCCCGTAGCGGTCCTTATTCTGGCGGGCATCGTCGGCACGCTGGCTGGCCTTGTTGGCGTCGCTTTCGAGAAGGCCGTCAACGCCGTCAGCACGCAGCGCCTGACTATGCTGGCGACTGTTGAGCAGCACTGGGTGCTGGTTTTCCCGCTGGCCTTTATTCTCTCCGGGCTGCTGGCGATGGTGGGCTATTACCTTGTCAGACAGTTTGCGCCGGAAGCGTCCGGATCCGGCATTCCTGAAATCGAAGGGGCGCTGGAAGAGCTGCGTCCCGTGCGCTGGTGGCGAGTTATCCCGGTTAAATTTATCGGCGGCATGGGCGCGTTAGGCGCGGGCATGGTGCTGGGAAGGGAAGGGCCGACGGTGCAACTCGGTGGCAATATCGGCCGGATGGTGCTGGATATTTTCCGCATGAAAAGCACCGAGGCGCGCCACTCGCTGCTGGCGACCGGTGCCGCAGCCGGACTCTCCGCCGCCTTTAACGCGCCGCTGGCGGGCATCCTGTTTATTATCGAAGAGATGCGGCTCCAGTTCCGCTACAGCGTTATTTCCATTAAGGCCGTCTTTATCGGCGTGATCATGTCCAGCGTGGTATTCCGCATCTTCAACGGGGAAGGGGCGGTAATTGAAGTGGGTAAACTGGCTATTGCGCCGGTCAATACGCTCTGGCTCTATCTGCTGCTGGGGATGCTGTTTGGCGTGGTTGGCGTGGCGTTTAACGCGCTGATTTTCCGTACCCAGGATATGTTTAAGCGACTGCATGGCGGTAATCTGCGTAAAATTCTGCTTATTGGCGGCGTGCTGGGCGGCGTATGTGGCGTACTGGGCGTTATCGAGCCGGAAGCGGCAGGGGGCGGCTTTAACCTGATCCCGATTGCGGCAGCGGGCAATTACACGGTCGGGATGCTGCTGTTTATTTTTATTACCCGCGTTGCCACTACGCTGCTCTGCTTTGGCTCCGGTGCGCCGGGCGGGATTTTTGCGCCTATGCTGGCGCTGGGCACCTTGCTGGGCACCGCCTACGGTATGGCCAGCGCTTCGCTGTTCCCAGCTTATCACCTGCAAGCGGGAACGTTTGCCATTGCGGGCATGGGGGCGCTCTTTGCCGCTTCAGTCAGAGCTCCGCTGACCGGGATCGTGCTGGTGCTGGAAATGACCGACAATTATCAGCTTATTCTGCCGATGATTATCACCTGCCTGGGCGCAACCTTACTGGCACAGTTTCTTGGCGGCCAGCCGCTCTACTCCTCGCTGCTGGCGCGCACGCTGGCCAGCCAGCAGCAAAAAGATGATGAGAAAGTGGCAGCACAGAGTGCCACGCAGCCGGAAGGGAAAACGGCGGATACTTGA
- the mtnN gene encoding 5'-methylthioadenosine/S-adenosylhomocysteine nucleosidase → MKAGIIGAMEQEITLLRDKIENRQTLALAGCEIYTGTLNGVEVALLKSGIGKVSAALGTTLLLQLCKPDFIINTGSAGGLASSLKVGDIVVSDEVRYHDADVTAFGYEPGQMAGCPAAFTADTALIEAAETCIKQLGLHAVRGLVVSGDAFINGAEPLARIRSTFPQAIGVEMEATAIAHVCHQFGVPFVVIRAISDVADRESHLSFDEFLVVAAKQSSLMVETLLTNLSRG, encoded by the coding sequence ATGAAAGCAGGCATTATTGGTGCAATGGAGCAGGAAATTACCCTGCTGCGCGACAAAATCGAAAATCGTCAAACGCTGGCCCTGGCAGGCTGTGAAATTTACACCGGCACGCTGAACGGTGTTGAGGTCGCTCTGCTGAAATCGGGCATTGGCAAAGTCTCTGCCGCGCTGGGCACCACTCTGCTGTTACAGTTGTGCAAGCCTGACTTTATTATCAATACCGGCTCCGCTGGCGGTCTGGCTTCTTCGCTGAAGGTTGGCGATATCGTGGTGTCAGATGAAGTGCGTTATCACGATGCCGACGTCACCGCGTTTGGCTATGAGCCTGGCCAGATGGCGGGCTGCCCTGCCGCCTTCACCGCCGATACCGCCCTGATTGAAGCCGCAGAAACCTGCATTAAACAGCTTGGCCTGCATGCCGTGCGCGGTCTGGTAGTGAGTGGCGATGCCTTTATCAACGGCGCAGAGCCGCTGGCACGCATTCGCTCAACCTTCCCGCAGGCCATTGGCGTGGAGATGGAAGCCACGGCTATCGCGCACGTTTGTCACCAGTTTGGGGTGCCGTTTGTGGTGATCAGAGCCATTTCTGACGTGGCCGATCGGGAATCGCACCTGAGTTTTGATGAATTCCTGGTGGTGGCGGCGAAGCAATCCTCTCTGATGGTTGAGACGCTGCTGACCAACCTGTCGCGTGGCTAG
- the degP gene encoding serine endoprotease DegP, with protein MKKTLLAGALALSLGMAMTPLTASAAETASSSSQQLPSLAPMLEKVMPSVVSINVEGSTTVKTPRMPQQFQQFFGDNSPFCQDGSPFQSSPMCQGGGGQGQDQGGADTQQEKFRALGSGVVIDAAKGYVVTNNHVVDNATKIQVQLSDGRKYDAKVIGKDPRSDIALIQLKDAKNLTAIKIADSDDLRVGDYTVAIGNPYGLGETVTSGIVSALGRSGLNVENYENFIQTDAAINRGNSGGALVNLNGELIGINTAILAPDGGNIGIGFAIPSTMVKNLTAQMVEYGQVKRGELGIMGTELNSELAKAMKVDAQRGAFVSQVLPNSSAAKAGVKAGDVVTSINGKQISSFAALRAQVGSLPVGTKMALGLIRDGKPLTVNVELQQSTQTKVESATIYTGIEGADLSNFDEKGVKGVKVDNVKAGSAAARIGLKKDDVILGVNQQAIANLGELRKILDTKPSVLALNIQRGDSSIYLLMQ; from the coding sequence ATGAAAAAAACACTTTTAGCTGGCGCGTTGGCTCTGAGCCTGGGAATGGCGATGACCCCCCTTACTGCTTCGGCCGCAGAAACCGCTTCTTCCTCCAGCCAGCAGCTTCCGAGCCTGGCCCCTATGTTAGAAAAAGTGATGCCTTCGGTAGTGAGTATCAATGTTGAAGGCAGTACCACGGTGAAAACGCCACGGATGCCACAGCAGTTCCAGCAGTTCTTTGGCGACAACTCGCCATTCTGCCAGGACGGCTCGCCTTTCCAGAGCTCCCCTATGTGTCAGGGCGGCGGTGGACAGGGGCAGGATCAGGGTGGAGCCGACACTCAGCAGGAGAAATTCCGCGCGCTGGGATCGGGTGTGGTGATTGATGCCGCTAAAGGGTATGTCGTCACCAATAATCATGTGGTTGATAACGCTACTAAAATTCAGGTGCAGCTCAGCGACGGCCGCAAGTACGACGCGAAAGTGATCGGAAAAGATCCGCGTTCCGATATCGCTCTGATCCAGCTGAAGGATGCGAAAAACCTGACGGCCATCAAAATTGCGGATTCTGACGATCTGCGCGTCGGTGATTACACCGTAGCCATCGGTAACCCGTATGGTCTGGGTGAAACGGTCACCTCCGGGATTGTCTCGGCGCTTGGCCGCAGCGGCCTGAACGTTGAAAACTACGAAAACTTTATTCAGACCGATGCCGCCATCAACCGCGGCAACTCCGGTGGCGCGCTGGTTAATCTTAACGGCGAGCTGATTGGGATCAACACCGCGATCCTGGCACCGGACGGCGGCAACATTGGTATCGGCTTCGCCATTCCAAGTACCATGGTGAAAAACCTGACGGCGCAGATGGTGGAATATGGCCAGGTGAAACGCGGCGAGCTGGGCATCATGGGCACCGAGCTGAACTCTGAGCTGGCGAAAGCGATGAAAGTGGATGCGCAGCGTGGCGCGTTTGTCAGCCAGGTTCTGCCTAACTCCTCTGCTGCCAAAGCGGGCGTGAAGGCGGGCGATGTGGTCACCTCCATCAACGGTAAGCAGATCTCCAGCTTTGCCGCGCTGCGTGCTCAGGTTGGCTCGCTGCCGGTTGGCACCAAAATGGCGCTTGGCCTGATCCGCGACGGCAAGCCTCTGACCGTAAATGTCGAGCTGCAGCAAAGCACTCAGACCAAGGTTGAATCTGCCACGATTTATACCGGTATTGAAGGTGCTGACCTGAGTAACTTTGACGAGAAGGGCGTTAAAGGGGTCAAGGTTGATAATGTGAAGGCGGGCTCTGCCGCTGCGCGCATTGGCCTGAAGAAAGATGATGTGATCCTGGGCGTTAATCAGCAGGCGATCGCTAATCTGGGCGAACTGCGTAAAATTCTGGATACCAAGCCTTCCGTACTGGCTCTGAATATCCAGCGTGGCGACAGCTCCATCTATCTGTTGATGCAGTAA
- the hemL gene encoding glutamate-1-semialdehyde 2,1-aminomutase: MSKSENLYAQAQQLIPGGVNSPVRAFSGVGGVPLFIERADGAYLYDADGKEYTDYVGSWGPMVLGHNHPAIRNAVIEAAERGLSFGAPTEMEVKMAQLVTELVPTMDMVRMVNSGTEATMSAIRLARGYTHRDKIIKFEGCYHGHADCLLVKAGSGALTLGQPNSPGVPADFAKHTLTCTYNDLDSVRAAFEQYPHEIACIIVEPVAGNMNCIPPNDNFLPGLRALCDEFGALFIIDEVMTGFRVALAGAQAHYGVKPDLTCLGKIIGGGMPVGAFGGRRDVMAALAPTGPVYQAGTLSGNPIAMAAGFACLSEIAKPGSHDKLTALTTQLAEGLLAAAKETGIPLVVNHVGGMFGLFFTSADSVTCYQDVTECDVERFKKFFHLMLAEGVYLAPSAFEAGFMSLAHSQQDIERTVEAARRSFTKLA, from the coding sequence ATGAGTAAGTCTGAAAATCTGTATGCCCAGGCGCAGCAGTTAATTCCCGGTGGCGTGAACTCGCCGGTGCGTGCGTTTAGCGGCGTTGGCGGCGTCCCGCTCTTTATTGAACGAGCCGACGGCGCTTACCTGTACGATGCCGACGGCAAAGAGTACACCGACTACGTAGGCTCCTGGGGGCCGATGGTACTGGGACATAACCACCCTGCCATCCGCAACGCAGTCATTGAAGCGGCTGAACGCGGCCTGAGCTTTGGCGCGCCGACGGAGATGGAAGTAAAAATGGCGCAGCTGGTCACCGAGCTGGTGCCCACCATGGATATGGTGCGCATGGTGAACTCCGGTACTGAAGCCACCATGAGCGCGATTCGCCTGGCGCGCGGCTACACGCATCGCGACAAAATCATCAAATTTGAAGGGTGCTATCACGGCCATGCGGACTGCCTGCTGGTGAAAGCGGGCTCCGGCGCCCTGACCCTCGGCCAGCCCAACTCGCCGGGTGTGCCAGCTGATTTCGCCAAACACACTCTGACCTGCACCTACAACGATCTCGATTCCGTGCGCGCGGCCTTTGAGCAATATCCGCATGAGATCGCCTGTATTATCGTCGAGCCGGTAGCCGGCAACATGAACTGCATCCCGCCGAACGATAACTTCCTGCCGGGCCTGCGCGCGCTGTGCGACGAGTTTGGCGCCCTGTTTATCATTGATGAAGTGATGACCGGCTTCCGTGTCGCGCTGGCTGGCGCACAGGCGCACTATGGCGTGAAGCCCGATCTCACCTGTCTGGGCAAAATCATCGGCGGCGGCATGCCGGTTGGCGCCTTTGGTGGACGTCGTGACGTGATGGCTGCGCTGGCGCCTACCGGGCCGGTTTATCAGGCTGGTACGCTTTCGGGTAACCCGATTGCGATGGCGGCAGGTTTTGCCTGCCTGAGCGAAATTGCCAAACCCGGTAGCCATGACAAACTTACCGCGCTGACCACGCAGCTGGCGGAAGGCCTGCTGGCGGCAGCGAAAGAGACCGGCATCCCGCTGGTAGTGAACCACGTGGGCGGTATGTTTGGCCTGTTCTTCACCTCAGCCGACAGCGTAACCTGCTACCAGGATGTCACTGAATGTGATGTGGAACGCTTTAAAAAGTTCTTCCATCTGATGCTGGCAGAGGGCGTTTATCTGGCGCCTTCCGCTTTCGAAGCGGGCTTTATGTCTCTGGCGCACAGCCAGCAGGATATTGAACGCACCGTAGAGGCGGCACGCCGCAGCTTTACAAAATTAGCCTGA
- the btuF gene encoding vitamin B12 ABC transporter substrate-binding protein BtuF encodes MARFLVALLLLTCFSAAAAPRVITLAPALTELAFAAGIRPVAVSAYSDYPPEANQLEQVANWQGINVERILALKPDLVLAWREGNPQRQVDQLRAFGIKIVWINPVTIREVADSLRQLKAWSPAPEKADRAAEALLNQQAALYQHYASLPKKRVFLQFGQRPLFTASGNTLQNEILQLCGGENIFADSRVAWPQVSREQVLMRRPQIVITTGDAQRISETEAFWRPQLAMPAIAVNEDWFSRPGPRIIQAAQQICSQLHPG; translated from the coding sequence GTGGCTAGGTTCCTTGTTGCCCTGCTGCTGCTGACCTGCTTCAGCGCAGCCGCCGCGCCCAGGGTAATTACCCTGGCTCCGGCCCTGACGGAGCTGGCCTTTGCCGCAGGCATCAGGCCTGTGGCCGTCAGTGCTTACTCAGACTATCCGCCTGAAGCTAACCAGCTGGAGCAGGTCGCCAACTGGCAGGGTATCAACGTGGAACGCATTCTGGCGCTCAAGCCTGATCTGGTGCTCGCCTGGCGTGAAGGCAATCCTCAGCGTCAGGTGGATCAGCTCCGCGCTTTCGGCATCAAAATCGTCTGGATCAATCCCGTTACGATCCGGGAAGTGGCAGACAGCCTGCGTCAGTTAAAGGCCTGGAGTCCGGCGCCGGAAAAAGCCGATCGTGCCGCTGAAGCGCTGTTAAACCAGCAGGCCGCGTTGTACCAGCATTACGCCAGCCTGCCGAAAAAGAGGGTTTTCCTGCAGTTTGGCCAGCGCCCTCTCTTCACCGCCTCTGGCAACACATTGCAGAATGAAATTCTGCAGCTCTGCGGCGGAGAAAACATTTTTGCCGACAGCCGCGTTGCCTGGCCTCAGGTGAGCCGCGAACAGGTGTTGATGAGGAGACCGCAGATCGTCATAACCACAGGCGATGCGCAACGTATCTCTGAAACAGAGGCCTTCTGGCGCCCGCAGTTAGCGATGCCAGCGATCGCCGTCAATGAGGACTGGTTTAGCCGGCCAGGCCCGCGTATTATTCAGGCAGCTCAACAAATATGCAGTCAACTGCACCCGGGCTGA
- the dgt gene encoding dGTPase — translation MTDIDFRKKINYQRRYRPLQGVKSEHEILRIFESDRGRIINSAAIRRLQQKTQVFPLERNAAVRSRLTHSLEVQQVGRYIAKEILTRLKELGQLENYGLAQLTGPFESIVEMACLMHDIGNPPFGHFGESAINDWFRQRLDNDYQPENARTDRCEPEALRYQTDGFNDLRAKIRQDLSHFEGNAQAIRMVHSLLRMNLTWAQVGCILKYTRPAWHKGNIPPGHDYLMKKPGYYLAEAEYVARLCKELDLQPHCRFPLTYIMEAADDISYCVADLEDAVEKNIFTVEQLYEHLFALWPAHQPGDLFSLVVTNALDKSRSSQTSRSSEDQFFMYLRVNTVARLVPHAANRFIDNLAEVFDGKFNQALLEDGTAQNQLLEIFKKVAFRHVFNHPDVEQLELQGYRVISGLLDIYQPLLALTQQEFGELIEKDYLKGYPIETRLFHKLSTRFRLAYSEAMGRLDNRAGDIAIWEYYYRARMLQDYVSGMTDLFAWDEYRRLMAVE, via the coding sequence ATGACCGACATCGACTTCAGGAAAAAAATCAATTACCAGCGCCGTTATCGTCCTCTGCAGGGGGTGAAAAGCGAGCATGAAATATTGCGGATCTTCGAGAGCGATCGCGGACGCATTATCAATTCAGCGGCCATTCGCCGTCTGCAACAGAAAACCCAGGTTTTCCCGCTGGAGCGCAATGCCGCCGTCCGCTCAAGGCTGACCCATTCGCTGGAAGTTCAGCAGGTGGGGCGCTATATCGCCAAAGAGATCCTGACCCGGCTGAAAGAGCTGGGACAGCTGGAAAATTATGGCCTTGCTCAGTTAACCGGGCCTTTTGAGAGTATCGTCGAGATGGCCTGCCTGATGCACGACATCGGCAATCCGCCTTTTGGTCATTTTGGCGAATCGGCGATCAACGACTGGTTCCGCCAGCGGCTGGATAACGATTATCAGCCCGAAAATGCACGTACCGATCGCTGTGAACCGGAAGCGCTGCGTTATCAGACGGATGGTTTTAACGATCTTCGTGCAAAGATTCGTCAAGATTTATCCCACTTCGAGGGTAATGCGCAGGCTATCCGCATGGTGCATTCGCTGCTGAGGATGAACCTGACCTGGGCGCAGGTGGGCTGTATCCTGAAATATACTCGTCCCGCCTGGCACAAAGGAAACATCCCGCCGGGCCACGATTACCTGATGAAAAAGCCGGGCTATTATCTGGCTGAAGCGGAATATGTCGCCCGGTTATGCAAAGAGCTGGATCTTCAGCCGCATTGTCGTTTTCCTTTGACCTATATTATGGAAGCGGCGGATGACATCTCCTATTGTGTGGCCGATTTGGAAGATGCGGTTGAGAAAAATATTTTCACCGTCGAGCAACTTTATGAACACTTATTTGCGCTGTGGCCTGCCCATCAGCCGGGCGACCTATTTAGCCTGGTTGTCACAAACGCGCTGGATAAATCCAGAAGTTCACAAACCAGCCGCAGCAGTGAAGATCAGTTCTTTATGTATTTGCGGGTGAATACCGTTGCCCGCCTGGTACCGCATGCCGCTAACCGGTTTATCGATAATTTAGCGGAAGTTTTTGATGGCAAATTCAATCAGGCGCTGCTGGAGGATGGCACAGCACAAAATCAGCTGCTGGAAATTTTCAAAAAAGTCGCTTTCCGTCATGTGTTTAACCATCCGGACGTTGAGCAACTGGAGCTGCAGGGATACCGCGTTATCAGCGGTTTATTAGATATTTATCAGCCTTTATTAGCGCTGACTCAGCAGGAATTTGGCGAGCTGATTGAAAAAGATTATTTAAAAGGGTATCCGATAGAAACGCGCCTCTTTCACAAACTTTCCACGCGCTTTCGCCTGGCTTATAGTGAAGCGATGGGGCGGCTGGATAATCGCGCGGGCGATATCGCCATCTGGGAATATTATTACCGGGCGAGAATGCTACAGGATTATGTTAGCGGCATGACAGATCTGTTTGCCTGGGATGAGTATCGCCGTCTGATGGCGGTGGAATAA
- the erpA gene encoding iron-sulfur cluster insertion protein ErpA, with translation MSDDIALPLQFTEAAASKVKNLISDEENPDLKLRVYITGGGCSGFQYGFTFDDKVNDGDMTIEKEGVALVVDPMSLQYLVGGAVDYTEGLEGSRFIVTNPNAKTTCGCGSSFSI, from the coding sequence ATGAGTGACGATATAGCTCTGCCCCTGCAATTCACTGAAGCAGCGGCCAGTAAAGTCAAAAACCTGATTTCAGATGAAGAGAACCCGGATCTGAAACTGCGCGTCTATATCACCGGTGGCGGCTGTAGTGGCTTCCAGTACGGTTTTACCTTTGATGACAAGGTAAATGATGGCGATATGACCATTGAGAAAGAGGGTGTTGCGCTGGTAGTGGACCCGATGAGTCTGCAATATCTGGTGGGTGGCGCAGTCGATTACACCGAAGGCCTTGAAGGCTCCCGGTTTATCGTCACCAACCCGAACGCCAAAACCACTTGTGGCTGCGGTTCTTCGTTCAGCATCTGA